The proteins below are encoded in one region of Streptomyces roseirectus:
- a CDS encoding OFA family MFS transporter produces the protein MKTTGYDSAAVPYREVTDRHGRVYRIGESDRDVMGRARWTMVLFPWMGMLGISSSEYAFTSAEDTLHEAHLWSSGHIFWLMGVWVFFQAAVAFPAGQLRESGRLPARYAMLLGALGTVLGYLSLAFAPNVAVAYLGFGMCSGIGAGLVYATCVNMVGKWYPERKGGKTGMVNGGFAYGSVPFVFLFTSYMDLSNYRSVLVAVGLVCCAVVACAGWFFQDPPKNWWPPHVDPLAPTDDPKIRRALQKNPPAPRQYTPREAARTPVLWMMWFCLLCTAGINIFGIAFQVPFGKDMGFAGGIVATAMSLKAIVNGTGRGVIGWISDRYGRRNTLVVVCVVLGTAQFGVLVSGQMGSMPFFLFCSMVSGFGGGAIFPLFAAMTADYFGENNNASNYGMVYSSKLVSGLVGSGVGSVVVGAWDYEGAFVLAGGIGLASAVLALFLRAPGRPRARRRIVPNPHPLGEEMA, from the coding sequence ATGAAGACCACCGGATACGACTCAGCGGCCGTCCCCTACAGGGAGGTGACGGACCGGCACGGGCGCGTGTACCGGATCGGGGAGAGCGACCGCGACGTCATGGGGCGGGCGCGCTGGACCATGGTGCTCTTCCCGTGGATGGGGATGCTGGGCATCAGTTCCTCGGAGTACGCGTTCACGTCGGCCGAGGACACGCTCCACGAGGCGCATCTGTGGAGCAGCGGGCACATCTTCTGGCTGATGGGCGTCTGGGTGTTCTTCCAGGCGGCCGTCGCCTTCCCGGCGGGGCAGTTGCGGGAGAGCGGGCGGCTTCCCGCGCGCTACGCGATGCTGCTGGGCGCGCTCGGCACGGTGCTGGGCTATCTGTCGCTGGCGTTCGCGCCGAACGTCGCCGTCGCCTATCTGGGCTTCGGGATGTGCAGCGGCATCGGCGCCGGCCTGGTGTACGCGACCTGCGTGAACATGGTCGGCAAGTGGTATCCGGAGCGCAAGGGCGGCAAGACCGGCATGGTCAACGGCGGTTTCGCCTACGGCTCGGTGCCCTTCGTGTTCCTGTTCACGTCGTACATGGACCTGAGCAACTACCGGAGCGTGCTGGTCGCGGTGGGGCTGGTGTGCTGTGCGGTCGTCGCGTGCGCGGGCTGGTTCTTCCAGGACCCGCCGAAGAACTGGTGGCCGCCGCACGTGGACCCGCTGGCGCCGACCGACGACCCGAAGATCCGCCGGGCGCTCCAGAAGAACCCTCCGGCGCCGCGGCAGTACACGCCGCGGGAAGCCGCGCGCACGCCTGTGCTGTGGATGATGTGGTTCTGCCTGCTGTGCACCGCCGGGATCAACATCTTCGGGATCGCCTTCCAGGTGCCGTTCGGCAAGGACATGGGGTTCGCGGGCGGGATCGTGGCCACGGCGATGTCCCTGAAGGCGATCGTCAACGGCACCGGGCGCGGGGTGATCGGCTGGATCTCCGACCGGTACGGGCGGCGCAACACCCTGGTCGTCGTCTGTGTGGTGCTGGGCACCGCGCAGTTCGGTGTGCTGGTCTCCGGCCAGATGGGCAGCATGCCGTTCTTTCTCTTCTGCTCCATGGTCTCCGGGTTCGGCGGGGGCGCGATCTTCCCGCTGTTCGCCGCGATGACCGCCGACTACTTCGGCGAGAACAACAACGCCAGCAACTACGGGATGGTCTACAGCTCCAAGCTCGTCTCCGGCCTCGTGGGCTCCGGTGTCGGCTCCGTCGTCGTCGGGGCGTGGGACTACGAGGGCGCGTTCGTCCTGGCGGGCGGGATCGGGCTGGCCTCCGCCGTGCTGGCGCTCTTCCTGAGGGCACCGGGCAGGCCCCGGGCCCGTCGTCGCATCGTTCCCAATCCGCATCCACTCGGTGAGGAAATGGCCTGA
- a CDS encoding OFA family MFS transporter, with the protein MTADPYAAQSSRQRAAYREVTDARGRVYRVGETDRDILGHSRKLMIYLPWLAMMAISVFEYAYGSAEDTLSHAHGWTQSNTFWILSVWVFFQAGVAFPAGWLRERGLLTARQAMYAGSGLCLVGFLALSHLDDVLLAILGFGVVGGIGAGLVYATCINMVGKWFPERRGARTGFVNGGFAYGSLPFIFVFNYGFDTANYHRVLDLIGCYVMVVVFGCAFFFKDPPKNWWPADVDPLAYAGAGAGAGAVAGSRSGSLVKNPPAVRQFTPKEAIRTGMLPLMWLSVVMTAGVSIFGISFQVDYAKEVGFGPLVAASSMGVMAVVNGVGRGVVGWLSDRWGRKSTLVFVIVVLGLAQFGVIWAGDVRSEALFLFFAFLSGFGGGAFYPLFAALTPDYFGENYNATNYGLVYSGKLVSGLFGGGLGSLVVASWGYDGAYALAGAVSLIAALLALLLRQPGRARAAAGTG; encoded by the coding sequence ATGACGGCAGATCCGTACGCAGCACAGTCCTCGCGGCAGCGCGCCGCCTACCGCGAGGTGACCGACGCGCGCGGGCGCGTGTACCGCGTGGGCGAGACCGACCGGGACATCCTCGGTCACTCGCGCAAACTGATGATCTATCTTCCGTGGCTCGCCATGATGGCGATCAGCGTTTTCGAGTACGCGTACGGCTCCGCCGAGGACACCCTGTCCCACGCGCACGGCTGGACGCAGTCCAACACGTTCTGGATCCTCAGCGTCTGGGTGTTCTTCCAGGCCGGTGTCGCCTTCCCGGCCGGCTGGTTACGCGAGAGAGGGCTCCTCACGGCCCGTCAGGCCATGTACGCGGGCTCAGGACTGTGCCTCGTGGGTTTCCTCGCCCTCTCCCATCTCGACGACGTCCTGCTGGCCATTCTGGGCTTCGGCGTGGTCGGGGGCATCGGGGCGGGGCTCGTGTACGCGACGTGCATCAACATGGTCGGCAAGTGGTTCCCCGAGCGGCGCGGCGCCCGCACGGGGTTCGTCAACGGGGGGTTCGCGTACGGGTCGCTGCCGTTCATCTTCGTCTTCAACTACGGCTTCGACACGGCGAACTACCACCGGGTGCTCGACCTCATCGGCTGCTACGTGATGGTCGTCGTGTTCGGGTGCGCGTTCTTCTTCAAGGATCCGCCGAAGAACTGGTGGCCCGCCGACGTCGATCCCCTCGCGTACGCGGGCGCGGGCGCCGGTGCGGGTGCTGTCGCCGGGTCCCGCTCGGGGAGCCTCGTGAAGAACCCTCCCGCCGTGCGCCAGTTCACCCCCAAGGAGGCGATCCGCACCGGCATGCTGCCCCTCATGTGGCTGTCCGTCGTCATGACCGCCGGGGTGTCCATCTTCGGGATCTCCTTCCAGGTCGACTACGCCAAGGAGGTCGGTTTCGGGCCCCTCGTCGCCGCGTCCTCCATGGGCGTCATGGCCGTCGTCAACGGGGTCGGGCGCGGTGTCGTCGGCTGGCTCTCCGACCGCTGGGGCCGCAAGTCCACCCTCGTCTTCGTCATCGTCGTCCTCGGGCTCGCCCAGTTCGGCGTCATCTGGGCGGGCGACGTCCGCAGCGAGGCCCTGTTCCTGTTCTTCGCGTTCCTCTCCGGGTTCGGCGGCGGCGCCTTCTACCCCCTGTTCGCCGCCCTCACCCCCGACTACTTCGGCGAGAACTACAACGCCACCAACTACGGCCTCGTCTACAGCGGCAAACTCGTCAGCGGCCTCTTCGGCGGCGGCCTCGGCTCCCTCGTCGTCGCCTCCTGGGGCTACGACGGCGCCTACGCACTGGCCGGCGCCGTCTCCCTGATCGCCGCCCTCCTCGCCCTGCTCCTACGACAGCCGGGGAGGGCGCGGGCGGCCGCCGGGACGGGGTGA
- a CDS encoding sugar phosphate isomerase/epimerase family protein, translating into MTAFNDESGTDEALRRALGIGRRRFLSTCTAVAGAAIAAPVIGAAPAAAQDLGRGHGHGHGHGHGALVPAHRRGLILYTVRDATARDPLASDLPSGFREVFKQLSRFGYRQVEFAGYGQHANAPGGASLESVKGARLLRSWLDDFGLRARGNHGYIPPSWPLVPAEVDTFKKHLEIANILGMPHMGTGADPTSGSHKADWDLAADKWNALGTIARRAGVKLYTHNHDAAYGFLLDSGPLDAQGKPTRSSGIRRLEYFLKVTDPRAVWLELDVFWAHVAQYKFHTYTAPDGSTREHVFDPAAVVVRHGRRYPLFHAKDGTVNLTNGMGYDMVPFGTGDIDYTTFFSRIGDRDYRNPMVEQDNAPSPTDPTQSLTYARIGYDNLAALKSRRH; encoded by the coding sequence GTGACCGCGTTCAACGACGAATCCGGCACCGACGAGGCCCTGCGCCGCGCCCTCGGCATCGGCCGCCGCCGCTTCCTCAGCACCTGCACCGCCGTCGCCGGCGCAGCGATCGCCGCGCCCGTCATCGGCGCCGCGCCCGCCGCCGCGCAGGACCTCGGCAGAGGCCATGGGCACGGGCACGGCCACGGGCACGGCGCGCTCGTGCCGGCCCACCGGCGCGGCCTCATCCTCTACACCGTGCGCGACGCCACCGCCCGCGACCCGCTCGCCTCCGACCTGCCCTCCGGGTTCCGCGAGGTCTTCAAGCAGCTCTCCCGGTTCGGCTACCGGCAGGTCGAGTTCGCCGGGTACGGGCAGCACGCCAACGCGCCCGGCGGGGCGAGCCTGGAGTCCGTCAAGGGGGCGCGGCTGCTGCGGTCCTGGCTCGACGACTTCGGGCTGCGCGCCCGCGGCAACCACGGCTACATCCCGCCGTCCTGGCCGCTCGTTCCCGCCGAGGTGGACACCTTCAAGAAGCACCTGGAGATCGCCAACATCCTCGGCATGCCCCACATGGGCACCGGCGCCGACCCCACGAGTGGCTCCCACAAGGCGGACTGGGACCTCGCCGCCGACAAGTGGAACGCGCTCGGCACGATCGCCCGCCGCGCCGGCGTCAAGCTCTACACCCACAACCACGACGCCGCCTACGGCTTCCTCCTCGACTCCGGGCCCCTCGACGCGCAGGGCAAACCCACCCGCAGCTCCGGCATCCGCAGGCTGGAGTACTTCCTCAAGGTCACCGACCCCCGCGCCGTCTGGCTCGAACTCGACGTCTTCTGGGCGCACGTCGCCCAGTACAAGTTCCACACCTACACCGCGCCGGACGGCTCCACCCGCGAGCACGTCTTCGACCCCGCCGCCGTCGTCGTCCGCCACGGCCGCCGCTACCCGCTCTTCCACGCCAAGGACGGCACCGTCAACCTCACCAACGGCATGGGCTACGACATGGTTCCCTTCGGCACCGGCGACATCGACTACACCACCTTCTTCTCCCGCATCGGCGACCGCGACTACCGCAACCCCATGGTCGAACAGGACAACGCCCCCAGCCCCACCGACCCCACCCAGTCCCTCACCTACGCCCGCATCGGCTACGACAACCTCGCAGCCCTGAAGAGCCGCCGCCACTGA
- the eboE gene encoding metabolite traffic protein EboE, protein MRFRHPDGSTVHLAYCTNVHPAETLDGVLAQLRDHCEPVRRRLGRDRLGIGLWLARDAAHTLDTDPAALRTLRTALDRRGLEVVTLNGFPYDGFGTGEVKYRVYKPDWADPERLDHTTALARVLTGLLPDDVTEGSVSTLPLAWRTGFDDARAHLARTALRTLAERLDALEELTGRSVRVGLEPEPGCVVETTADALAPLAAVAHPRIGICVDTCHLATSFEDPHTALDALAAARVPVVKSQLSAALHAERPDLPAVREALAAFAEPRYLHQTRARTATGPHGTDDLAEALTTGALPDTAPWRAHFHVPLHATPAAPLTSTLPVLRTALTRLVGGPHPLTRHLEVETYTWQTLPPALRPRTRVQLADGIAAELALARDLLTDLGLKELP, encoded by the coding sequence ATGCGCTTCCGCCACCCCGACGGCTCCACCGTCCACCTCGCGTACTGCACCAACGTCCACCCCGCCGAGACCCTGGACGGCGTCCTCGCCCAACTGCGCGACCACTGCGAGCCCGTACGGCGCCGGCTCGGCCGCGACCGCCTCGGCATCGGCCTGTGGCTCGCCCGCGACGCCGCGCACACCCTGGACACCGACCCGGCGGCCCTGCGCACCCTGCGCACGGCCCTGGACCGGCGGGGCCTGGAGGTCGTCACCCTCAACGGGTTCCCCTACGACGGGTTCGGTACCGGCGAGGTCAAGTACCGCGTCTACAAGCCGGACTGGGCCGACCCCGAACGCCTCGACCACACCACCGCCCTCGCCCGCGTCCTCACCGGGCTGCTTCCCGACGACGTCACCGAGGGCAGCGTCTCCACCCTGCCGCTCGCCTGGCGCACCGGTTTCGACGACGCCCGCGCGCACCTGGCCCGCACCGCCCTGCGCACGCTCGCCGAACGCCTCGACGCGCTGGAGGAGCTGACCGGGCGTTCCGTGCGTGTGGGCCTGGAGCCCGAGCCGGGGTGCGTCGTCGAGACCACCGCCGACGCCCTCGCCCCGCTCGCCGCCGTCGCGCACCCCCGCATCGGGATCTGTGTCGACACCTGCCATCTCGCCACCTCCTTCGAAGATCCGCACACCGCCCTGGACGCGCTCGCCGCCGCCCGCGTACCCGTCGTCAAGTCCCAGCTCTCCGCCGCCCTGCACGCCGAGCGGCCCGATCTGCCCGCCGTCCGCGAAGCCCTCGCGGCCTTCGCCGAACCCCGCTACCTGCACCAGACCCGCGCCCGCACCGCCACCGGACCGCACGGCACCGACGACCTCGCCGAAGCCCTCACCACCGGCGCCCTGCCCGACACGGCGCCCTGGCGCGCCCACTTCCACGTCCCGCTGCACGCGACGCCCGCCGCGCCCCTCACCTCCACGCTCCCCGTCCTGCGGACGGCGCTCACCCGCCTCGTCGGCGGCCCGCACCCGCTCACCCGGCACCTCGAAGTCGAGACCTACACCTGGCAGACCCTCCCTCCCGCGCTGCGGCCCCGCACCCGCGTCCAGCTCGCCGACGGCATCGCCGCCGAACTGGCCCTGGCCCGCGACCTCCTGACCGACCTCGGCCTCAAGGAACTCCCGTGA
- a CDS encoding EboA domain-containing protein yields the protein MPDPHEPGLPATPDPAAPDTPGPPPPARTPLPALHDHLRTHLPAAARTWLDEALTELPTWERHFTEAARRCGAAYADAARVLLLHAAHPDTPTLTRLYSQGTAAERRAVLHALPHTTPTPDALPLVEDALRTNDTSLIAAAVGPYGARHLDAHAWRHAVLKCVFTGVPVTEVAGLADRARGDTELARMLRDQAAERTAAGRPVQEDLRRVLAIAEAPRPTEP from the coding sequence ATGCCCGACCCCCACGAGCCCGGCCTCCCAGCAACCCCTGACCCAGCGGCCCCCGACACCCCCGGCCCTCCGCCACCCGCCCGCACCCCCCTCCCCGCCCTCCACGACCACCTCCGCACCCACCTGCCCGCCGCCGCCCGCACCTGGCTCGACGAAGCCCTGACCGAACTCCCCACCTGGGAACGCCACTTCACCGAGGCAGCCCGGCGCTGCGGCGCCGCGTACGCCGACGCCGCCCGCGTCCTGCTCCTGCACGCCGCTCACCCCGACACCCCCACCCTGACCCGCCTGTACTCCCAGGGCACGGCGGCGGAACGCCGCGCGGTCCTGCACGCACTGCCGCACACCACCCCCACCCCGGACGCCCTCCCGCTCGTCGAGGACGCCCTGCGCACCAACGACACCAGCCTGATCGCCGCCGCCGTCGGCCCGTACGGCGCCCGGCACCTGGACGCGCACGCGTGGCGCCACGCCGTCCTGAAGTGCGTGTTCACCGGCGTCCCGGTGACCGAGGTCGCCGGCCTGGCGGACCGCGCGCGGGGCGACACCGAGCTGGCGAGGATGCTGCGCGACCAGGCGGCGGAGCGGACGGCGGCGGGCCGCCCGGTGCAGGAGGACCTGAGGCGGGTCCTGGCCATCGCCGAAGCCCCCCGACCGACGGAGCCGTGA
- a CDS encoding sugar phosphate isomerase/epimerase family protein, protein MDDALALLADLGYVGVGLTLDHMHLDPLAPDLVARTRRLARRLDALGLGVTVETGARYVLDARRKHGPSLIDPDPEDRARRTGLLVRAVEIAEELGAEAVHCFSGVLPKPERNPEPARARLVEDAAWKRLTDSLTPVLERATTAGVPLAIEPEPGHLLATLADFHHLRALLGDPAALGLTLDIGHCQCLEPLPPADCVRAAAPWLRHVQIEDMRRGVHEHLPFGEGEIDFPPVLAALAATGYRGLTVVELPRHSHAGPEQAARSLPFLTAATTP, encoded by the coding sequence CTGGACGACGCCCTCGCCCTCCTCGCCGACCTCGGCTACGTCGGCGTCGGGCTGACGCTCGACCACATGCACCTCGACCCGCTGGCCCCGGACCTCGTGGCCCGGACCCGGCGTCTGGCGCGGCGGCTGGACGCGCTGGGGCTGGGCGTGACCGTCGAGACGGGGGCCCGCTATGTCCTGGACGCGCGCCGCAAGCACGGTCCGTCGCTGATCGACCCCGACCCGGAGGACCGGGCCCGCCGGACCGGGCTGCTGGTCCGCGCGGTCGAGATCGCCGAGGAGTTGGGCGCCGAGGCCGTCCACTGCTTCAGCGGCGTCCTCCCGAAGCCGGAACGGAACCCGGAACCGGCGCGGGCGCGGCTCGTCGAAGACGCCGCGTGGAAACGCCTCACCGACAGCCTCACCCCCGTCCTGGAGAGGGCCACCACCGCGGGCGTCCCCCTCGCGATCGAACCCGAACCGGGCCACCTCCTCGCCACCCTCGCGGACTTCCACCACCTGCGCGCCCTCCTGGGCGACCCCGCGGCGCTGGGTCTCACCCTCGACATCGGCCACTGCCAGTGCCTGGAACCCCTCCCGCCGGCCGACTGCGTCCGCGCCGCCGCCCCTTGGCTGCGCCACGTGCAGATCGAGGACATGCGGCGCGGCGTCCACGAACACCTCCCCTTCGGCGAGGGCGAGATCGACTTCCCGCCCGTCCTCGCGGCCCTCGCCGCCACCGGCTACCGGGGCCTGACCGTCGTCGAACTCCCCCGTCACTCGCACGCGGGCCCCGAACAGGCCGCCCGCTCGCTCCCGTTCCTGACCGCCGCGACCACGCCCTGA
- a CDS encoding inositol-3-phosphate synthase: protein MPKVGVWLIGARGSVATTAVAGCAAVTAGLRPPVGLVTERPEFADAGLPPLASLVFGGHDVADTPLVKRAEELVAEGVLPGGLGAAVEGELAEAEREIRVGVVPGRGTPPGGAGVLEEDEQRIGALAADIQDFVRRRGLDRAVVVNVASTEAAPEPDARVLPPSSLYAAAALRAGCPYVNFTPSTGLHHPALAEAVEASGLPYAGRDGKTGQTLLRSVLGPMFDRRALHVRSWSGVNLLGGGDGAALADPGAAAAKNAGKERVLADTLGSIPEGRVHIDDVPALGDWKTAWDHIAFDGFLGTRMTLQTTWQGCDSALAAPLVLDLARLALRAHERGVSGALSALAFFFKDPVGEAPAGLEEQWGELVGFGRELGSGGGGGSAGAGGPGGGSGAAGPESGGGAGGRGLGGGVAGSDAGARGGSEGA, encoded by the coding sequence ATGCCCAAGGTGGGTGTCTGGCTGATCGGCGCACGGGGTTCCGTCGCCACCACCGCCGTCGCGGGCTGCGCCGCCGTCACCGCGGGGCTGCGTCCGCCGGTCGGACTCGTCACGGAGCGGCCCGAGTTCGCGGACGCCGGGCTGCCGCCTCTGGCGTCGCTCGTCTTCGGGGGGCACGACGTCGCGGACACGCCGCTGGTGAAACGGGCGGAGGAGCTGGTGGCGGAGGGGGTGCTGCCGGGGGGACTGGGGGCGGCCGTGGAGGGTGAACTGGCGGAGGCGGAGCGGGAGATCAGGGTGGGGGTGGTTCCAGGACGCGGTACGCCTCCCGGCGGGGCCGGTGTCCTTGAAGAGGACGAGCAGCGGATCGGCGCTCTCGCCGCCGACATTCAGGACTTCGTGCGCCGGCGGGGGCTCGATCGGGCCGTCGTCGTCAACGTCGCCTCCACGGAGGCCGCGCCTGAGCCCGACGCCCGTGTCCTGCCGCCGAGTTCGCTGTACGCGGCGGCCGCGCTGCGGGCCGGGTGTCCCTACGTCAACTTCACGCCCTCCACGGGGCTTCACCATCCCGCCCTCGCCGAGGCCGTCGAGGCGAGCGGGCTGCCGTATGCCGGGCGCGACGGGAAGACGGGGCAGACGCTGTTGCGCTCCGTCCTCGGGCCGATGTTCGACCGGCGTGCGCTGCACGTCCGTTCGTGGTCCGGCGTCAACCTCCTCGGGGGCGGCGACGGGGCCGCGCTGGCCGATCCCGGCGCCGCCGCCGCGAAGAACGCCGGCAAGGAGCGCGTCCTCGCCGACACGCTCGGCTCGATCCCCGAGGGCCGCGTCCACATCGACGACGTCCCCGCCCTCGGCGACTGGAAGACCGCCTGGGACCACATCGCCTTCGACGGGTTCCTCGGCACACGGATGACCCTCCAGACCACCTGGCAGGGCTGCGACTCCGCCCTGGCCGCACCGCTCGTCCTCGACCTGGCCCGCCTCGCGCTGCGCGCGCACGAACGGGGGGTGTCGGGGGCGCTGTCGGCCCTGGCGTTCTTCTTCAAGGATCCGGTGGGGGAGGCGCCGGCGGGGTTGGAGGAGCAGTGGGGGGAACTGGTGGGGTTCGGCCGGGAGTTGGGGAGCGGTGGGGGAGGGGGCAGTGCGGGTGCGGGTGGGCCGGGAGGGGGTTCGGGGGCGGCCGGTCCGGAGAGTGGTGGCGGTGCGGGTGGGCGGGGGCTCGGCGGAGGAGTCGCCGGGAGTGATGCGGGGGCTCGCGGCGGGAGTGAGGGGGCGTGA
- a CDS encoding ThuA domain-containing protein, with translation MIRALGAVAGATLLLGALAEPSALARPDHGTPRVLVFSKTAGFRHDSIPDGIQAVRELGASSGEFTVDATEDATAFNKTNLRRYDAVVFLSTTGNVLDETQQAAFEGYIRKGGAYVGVHAAADTEYDWPFYGGLVGAYFRGHPAIQPADTIVEDRAHPATSGLPPVWHRTDEWYDYRANPRESVRVLASLDESSYSGAGMNGDHPIAWCQTYEGGRAFYTGAGHTKESYTDPAYRAHLLGGIRYALGTAHADCRPESGYTKLTDGDWRQAGPGTFTRSADGTWTSSGGMGLLWYAGRAFTSYSLKVDWKVTGDSNSGVFVGFPPSDDPRSAVDHGHEVQIDASDVLWRTTGAVYGFKSADLIKRDRALNPPGEWNTYEIRVEGERLRVWLNGVRINDFTNRDPARSLRDGHIGLQNHGPGDEVSFRDIRVKELPVKGR, from the coding sequence ATGATCCGCGCACTCGGCGCGGTCGCGGGCGCCACCCTGCTCCTCGGCGCCCTCGCCGAACCATCCGCCCTGGCCCGCCCGGACCACGGCACCCCACGCGTCCTCGTCTTCTCCAAGACCGCCGGCTTCCGGCACGACTCCATCCCCGACGGCATCCAGGCCGTCCGCGAACTCGGCGCATCCAGCGGCGAGTTCACGGTCGACGCGACGGAGGACGCCACCGCGTTCAACAAGACGAACCTCCGCCGCTACGACGCCGTGGTCTTCCTCTCCACCACCGGGAACGTCCTCGACGAGACCCAACAGGCCGCGTTCGAGGGCTACATCCGCAAGGGCGGCGCCTACGTGGGCGTCCACGCCGCCGCCGACACCGAGTACGACTGGCCGTTCTACGGCGGCCTGGTCGGCGCCTACTTCCGCGGCCACCCGGCGATCCAGCCGGCCGACACGATCGTGGAGGACCGCGCCCACCCGGCCACCTCGGGCCTTCCGCCCGTCTGGCACCGCACCGACGAATGGTACGACTACCGCGCCAACCCCCGGGAATCCGTAAGGGTGTTGGCATCCCTCGACGAGTCGTCCTACAGCGGCGCCGGCATGAACGGCGATCATCCGATCGCCTGGTGCCAGACCTACGAAGGGGGCCGCGCCTTCTACACCGGCGCGGGACACACCAAGGAGTCGTACACGGACCCCGCCTACCGGGCGCACCTGCTCGGCGGGATCCGGTACGCCCTCGGCACGGCCCACGCCGACTGCCGGCCGGAGAGCGGCTACACGAAGCTCACCGACGGCGACTGGCGGCAGGCCGGCCCCGGCACCTTCACCCGCTCGGCCGACGGGACCTGGACCTCGTCCGGCGGGATGGGGCTCCTCTGGTACGCCGGACGCGCCTTCACGTCGTACTCCCTGAAAGTCGACTGGAAGGTGACCGGGGACTCCAACTCCGGTGTGTTCGTGGGGTTCCCCCCGTCCGACGACCCCCGGTCGGCCGTCGATCACGGGCACGAGGTGCAGATCGACGCGAGCGACGTGCTCTGGCGGACGACCGGTGCCGTGTACGGGTTCAAGTCCGCCGACCTGATCAAGCGGGACCGGGCGCTGAATCCGCCGGGGGAGTGGAACACGTACGAGATCCGCGTGGAAGGTGAACGGCTGCGCGTCTGGCTCAACGGCGTGCGGATCAACGACTTCACCAACCGCGACCCCGCGCGCAGCCTGCGCGACGGTCACATCGGGCTCCAGAACCACGGGCCCGGCGACGAGGTGTCGTTCCGCGACATCCGCGTCAAGGAACTGCCCGTCAAGGGCCGTTGA